Proteins from one Syngnathoides biaculeatus isolate LvHL_M chromosome 8, ASM1980259v1, whole genome shotgun sequence genomic window:
- the LOC133505356 gene encoding T-lymphocyte activation antigen CD86-like isoform X1 has protein sequence MVSSWVAPQFIKTTIARQLLTVIFAVSLSLAPRESFAEIHLRGEVGENVTVRCPVDRHKTLTFLYFQKGKEFVNGFHRLKNIQRKRWENTSVEEDDAAVQMCNLKASQSGEYQCYIQYKDETNVSDSVIHLSVTAKYSKPTVITLCHAKRCLLTCTSHGGYPRTKLTWNVIGNSSGLIWTDRKESEDSDPNTMLYNISSTVSFNCSYGEQMFIGCSVGDVTSEFLAVCVPKDRPHIRKLTICSIVLFIAIIVLFPVWKCVKNFFTGAAVKEII, from the exons ATG GTATCGAGTTGGGTTGCGCCACAATTTAT AAAAACGACAATTGCGCGGCAACTACTAACTGTAATCTTCGCTGTAAGTTTGTCCTTGGCCCCCCGAG AAAGTTTTGCTGAGATTCATCTCAGAGGGGAGGTCGGCGAAAATGTGACCGTTCGCTGCCCCGTGGACAGACACAAGACCCTCACGTTCTTGTACTTTCAAAAAGGCAAAGAATTTGTAAATGGCTTCCATAGACTGAAAAATATACAAAGGAAGAGATGGGAAAACACCAGCGTGGAGGAGGACGACGCCGCAGTGCAAATGTGCAACCTGAAGGCTTCACAGAGTGGAGAATACCAGTGCTACATTCAATACAAGGACGAGACAAATGTTTCGGACTCAGTCATACACCTCAGTGTCACAG CCAAATACAGCAAGCCTACGGTGATAACGTTGTGTCACGCAAAGCGCTGCCTGTTGACCTGTACCTCACATGGAGGTTATCCGCGCACCAAGTTGACGTGGAATGTGATTGGGAACAGCAGCGGCCTGATTTGGACAGATCGGAAAGAAAGCGAAGACAGCGATCCAAACACAATGCTGTACAACATTTCCAGTACCGTGTCCTTCAACTGCTCCTACGGAGAACAAATGTTCATTGGTTGTTCCGTGGGGGATGTCACATCTGAGTTCCTGGCTGTCT GTGTTCCAAAGGATCGGCCTCACATTAGAAAACTGACAATCTGCTCAATTGTCTTGTTCATCGCAATAATTGTATTGTTCCCGGTATGGAAATGCGTGAAAAAC ttttttacagGTGCTGCAGTAAAAGAAATCATCTAA
- the LOC133505356 gene encoding T-lymphocyte activation antigen CD86-like isoform X2, which produces MVSSWVAPQFIKTTIARQLLTVIFAVSLSLAPRESFAEIHLRGEVGENVTVRCPVDRHKTLTFLYFQKGKEFVNGFHRLKNIQRKRWENTSVEEDDAAVQMCNLKASQSGEYQCYIQYKDETNVSDSVIHLSVTAKYSKPTVITLCHAKRCLLTCTSHGGYPRTKLTWNVIGNSSGLIWTDRKESEDSDPNTMLYNISSTVSFNCSYGEQMFIGCSVGDVTSEFLAVCVPKDRPHIRKLTICSIVLFIAIIVLFPVWKCVKNVLQ; this is translated from the exons ATG GTATCGAGTTGGGTTGCGCCACAATTTAT AAAAACGACAATTGCGCGGCAACTACTAACTGTAATCTTCGCTGTAAGTTTGTCCTTGGCCCCCCGAG AAAGTTTTGCTGAGATTCATCTCAGAGGGGAGGTCGGCGAAAATGTGACCGTTCGCTGCCCCGTGGACAGACACAAGACCCTCACGTTCTTGTACTTTCAAAAAGGCAAAGAATTTGTAAATGGCTTCCATAGACTGAAAAATATACAAAGGAAGAGATGGGAAAACACCAGCGTGGAGGAGGACGACGCCGCAGTGCAAATGTGCAACCTGAAGGCTTCACAGAGTGGAGAATACCAGTGCTACATTCAATACAAGGACGAGACAAATGTTTCGGACTCAGTCATACACCTCAGTGTCACAG CCAAATACAGCAAGCCTACGGTGATAACGTTGTGTCACGCAAAGCGCTGCCTGTTGACCTGTACCTCACATGGAGGTTATCCGCGCACCAAGTTGACGTGGAATGTGATTGGGAACAGCAGCGGCCTGATTTGGACAGATCGGAAAGAAAGCGAAGACAGCGATCCAAACACAATGCTGTACAACATTTCCAGTACCGTGTCCTTCAACTGCTCCTACGGAGAACAAATGTTCATTGGTTGTTCCGTGGGGGATGTCACATCTGAGTTCCTGGCTGTCT GTGTTCCAAAGGATCGGCCTCACATTAGAAAACTGACAATCTGCTCAATTGTCTTGTTCATCGCAATAATTGTATTGTTCCCGGTATGGAAATGCGTGAAAAAC GTGCTGCAGTAA